In Flavobacterium lacustre, a genomic segment contains:
- a CDS encoding fumarylacetoacetate hydrolase family protein produces MKIICIGRNYTNHIEELHNDRPTEPVVFMKPDSAVLLKQHPFVIPEFSEDIHHEIEIIVKISKVGKYIEPKFAHKYYDEISVGIDFTARDLQEKLKAKGLPWEKAKAFDGSAVIGEFLPKNQFSSLENITFELTNNNITVQKSNSSFMLWNIDELISYVSQYFTLKIGDIIFTGTPEGVAVVKPDDVLEGFLEGQKLFRIQVK; encoded by the coding sequence ATGAAAATAATCTGCATCGGTAGAAATTACACCAACCATATTGAGGAATTACACAATGATAGGCCTACGGAACCAGTGGTTTTTATGAAGCCGGATTCGGCAGTTTTGTTAAAACAGCATCCGTTTGTGATTCCTGAATTCTCGGAGGATATTCACCACGAAATTGAAATTATTGTAAAAATCAGTAAAGTTGGAAAGTATATCGAGCCTAAATTTGCTCATAAATACTATGATGAGATTAGTGTGGGGATTGATTTTACCGCAAGGGATTTGCAAGAAAAATTAAAAGCGAAAGGATTGCCTTGGGAAAAAGCCAAAGCATTTGACGGTTCGGCAGTTATTGGAGAATTTTTGCCTAAAAATCAATTTAGTTCATTAGAAAATATTACATTTGAATTAACTAATAACAATATTACGGTTCAAAAAAGTAATTCAAGTTTTATGTTGTGGAATATTGATGAGCTGATTTCATATGTTTCACAATATTTTACACTAAAAATAGGTGATATTATTTTTACAGGAACGCCGGAAGGAGTTGCTGTTGTAAAACCGGATGATGTTTTAGAAGGATTTTTAGAAGGACAAAAATTATTTAGAATACAAGTAAAATAA
- a CDS encoding Hpt domain-containing protein has product MALKYNLSKVYALSDNDPEFVKEILTLFVTEVPDDLLQVKEGIKKKDHKHAYAYAHKIKPSLDLLGLNVAFEEILQIEAWTKTEGKKKDIKETFKSVKTQVSDAIKEIKKDFDL; this is encoded by the coding sequence ATGGCTTTAAAATACAACCTTTCCAAAGTGTACGCACTTTCAGACAACGATCCAGAATTTGTAAAAGAGATTTTGACACTGTTCGTTACCGAAGTTCCAGACGATTTATTACAAGTTAAAGAAGGAATAAAAAAGAAAGATCATAAACATGCGTATGCTTATGCTCATAAAATAAAACCCAGTTTAGATTTGTTAGGTTTAAATGTAGCTTTTGAAGAAATTCTGCAAATAGAAGCCTGGACAAAAACTGAAGGGAAAAAGAAAGATATTAAAGAGACCTTCAAGAGTGTTAAAACTCAAGTAAGTGATGCAATCAAAGAAATAAAAAAAGACTTTGATTTGTAG
- a CDS encoding CinA family nicotinamide mononucleotide deamidase-related protein: MKATIITIGDEILIGQIVDTNSGFIAKSLDRIGVEIHEMISISDNKQHILDTFLKLQNAVDLVIITGGLGPTKDDITKKTFCDYFEDELVVNQDVLTHVTQLIEGFYKRTITQINKDQALVPSKCTVLHNQVGTAPGMWMKKENTVFISLPGVPFEMKYLVENEIIPKVVKEYKRPYIIHKTILTYGQGESMVAERIEEWENNLPEFIKLAYLPAPGRVRLRLSARGTDKEKLEAAIEANVNSLDAIIHDIIVGFDDDETIEVVVGRLLKKQLKTIATAESCTGGKIAEVLTSVPGASTYFKGSVVSYATDVKINVLGVSESLIQEHSVVSAEVASAMALRVKQMMQTDYAIATSGNAGPTKDDTDAAVGSVFIALATPNEVIVEEFNFGQPREKVIDRATIKSLEMLQKEILKNVS, translated from the coding sequence ATGAAAGCAACCATAATTACTATTGGCGACGAAATTTTAATAGGACAAATTGTAGATACAAATTCTGGTTTTATAGCTAAATCATTAGATAGAATTGGAGTAGAGATTCATGAAATGATTTCGATTTCGGATAATAAACAGCATATTTTAGATACTTTTTTGAAGCTTCAAAATGCGGTTGATTTAGTGATTATAACCGGAGGTTTAGGACCGACAAAAGATGATATTACCAAAAAAACATTTTGTGATTATTTTGAAGATGAATTGGTTGTTAATCAAGATGTTTTGACTCATGTAACACAACTTATAGAAGGTTTTTATAAACGTACTATAACGCAAATCAATAAAGATCAAGCGCTTGTTCCTTCAAAATGCACGGTACTTCATAACCAAGTGGGAACCGCTCCGGGAATGTGGATGAAAAAAGAAAATACAGTCTTTATTTCGCTTCCGGGAGTTCCTTTTGAAATGAAATATTTGGTTGAGAATGAAATAATTCCCAAAGTAGTCAAGGAATATAAGCGACCTTACATTATTCACAAAACAATTCTTACTTATGGACAAGGCGAAAGTATGGTCGCTGAACGTATTGAAGAATGGGAAAATAACCTTCCTGAGTTTATTAAATTGGCCTATTTACCTGCGCCGGGAAGAGTTCGTTTGAGGCTTTCTGCACGAGGTACTGATAAGGAGAAGTTAGAGGCTGCTATTGAAGCAAATGTCAACTCATTGGATGCAATCATCCACGATATAATTGTTGGTTTTGATGATGACGAAACGATTGAAGTTGTGGTAGGAAGATTGTTGAAAAAACAACTTAAAACCATCGCTACAGCAGAAAGTTGTACGGGTGGAAAAATTGCGGAAGTTTTGACGTCGGTTCCGGGGGCTTCAACCTATTTTAAAGGTAGCGTGGTTTCGTATGCAACTGATGTGAAAATTAATGTTTTAGGTGTGTCAGAAAGTTTAATACAAGAGCATTCTGTAGTTAGTGCAGAAGTGGCTTCGGCTATGGCTTTGCGCGTAAAGCAAATGATGCAAACAGACTATGCAATTGCCACTTCAGGAAATGCCGGACCTACAAAAGACGATACAGATGCGGCGGTTGGTTCTGTTTTTATAGCATTGGCTACGCCAAATGAAGTAATTGTTGAAGAATTTAATTTTGGCCAACCCCGTGAAAAAGTGATAGATAGAGCGACGATTAAGAGTTTAGAAATGCTGCAGAAAGAAATTTTAAAAAATGTATCATAA
- the rpmB gene encoding 50S ribosomal protein L28, producing the protein MSRVCDLTGKRAMVGNNVSHAMNKTKRKFSVNLVKKRFYLPEEDRWITLRVAASTIKTINKNGIAAVLKKAQSEGFIK; encoded by the coding sequence ATGTCAAGAGTTTGTGACCTTACAGGTAAAAGAGCGATGGTAGGAAATAACGTTTCTCACGCTATGAATAAGACTAAGAGAAAATTTTCTGTAAACTTAGTTAAAAAGCGTTTTTATCTTCCAGAAGAAGATAGATGGATTACTCTAAGAGTAGCTGCATCTACGATAAAAACAATTAACAAAAATGGAATCGCTGCAGTTTTGAAAAAAGCGCAGTCAGAAGGATTTATTAAATAA
- the rpmG gene encoding 50S ribosomal protein L33, translated as MAKKGNRIQVILECTEHKTSGVAGTSRYITTKNKKNTPDRLEIKKFNPILKRVTVHKEIK; from the coding sequence ATGGCAAAGAAAGGAAATAGAATCCAGGTAATTTTAGAATGTACTGAACACAAAACATCAGGTGTTGCAGGAACTTCAAGATACATAACAACAAAGAACAAAAAAAATACTCCAGACAGATTAGAGATTAAAAAATTTAATCCAATCTTGAAACGTGTAACTGTTCATAAAGAAATTAAATAA
- a CDS encoding DUF4295 domain-containing protein — translation MAKKTVASLQTASKRLSKAIKMVKSPKTGAYTFVESIMAPEAVDEFLKKK, via the coding sequence ATGGCAAAGAAAACCGTAGCATCGTTACAAACCGCTTCTAAAAGATTATCAAAAGCCATCAAAATGGTGAAATCTCCAAAAACTGGTGCATATACATTCGTAGAATCTATTATGGCTCCTGAAGCAGTTGATGAATTCTTGAAAAAGAAATAA
- the ftsY gene encoding signal recognition particle-docking protein FtsY yields the protein MSFFKRIFSSDKKETLDKGLEKSKTTFFSKLTKAVAGKSKVDDEVLDNLEEILVSSDVGVNTTLKIITRIENRVASDKYLGIDELNQILREEIAGLLSETNTGEATEFVIPIQTKPYVLMVVGVNGVGKTTTIGKLAYQFNKAGYKVVLGAADTFRAAAIDQLQIWADRVGVAIVKQNMGSDPASVAFDTLQSAVAQDADIVIIDTAGRLHNKVNLMNELTKVKRVMQKVVADAPHDVLLVLDGSTGQNAFEQAKQFTAATEVTALAVTKLDGTAKGGVVIGISDQFQIPVKYIGVGEGIEDLQVFNKYEFVDSFFK from the coding sequence ATGAGTTTTTTCAAAAGAATATTTTCATCAGATAAAAAAGAAACATTAGACAAAGGTCTTGAAAAATCTAAAACAACTTTTTTTTCCAAGTTAACCAAAGCGGTTGCGGGGAAATCTAAGGTTGATGACGAAGTTTTAGATAATTTGGAAGAAATACTTGTTTCTTCGGATGTTGGAGTGAATACTACTCTTAAAATAATTACCCGTATTGAAAATCGTGTTGCTTCAGATAAATATTTGGGCATAGACGAATTGAATCAGATATTAAGAGAAGAGATAGCTGGTTTATTGTCTGAAACCAATACAGGAGAAGCCACAGAATTTGTAATACCTATTCAAACGAAGCCTTATGTTTTAATGGTTGTTGGTGTCAACGGAGTTGGTAAAACGACCACCATCGGGAAGCTGGCTTATCAATTTAACAAAGCGGGTTATAAAGTAGTTTTGGGTGCTGCGGATACTTTTCGTGCTGCGGCTATTGATCAATTACAGATTTGGGCAGACCGAGTAGGTGTTGCTATTGTAAAGCAAAATATGGGGAGCGATCCAGCTTCTGTTGCTTTTGACACGTTGCAATCGGCAGTGGCGCAAGATGCGGATATTGTTATTATTGATACAGCGGGACGTTTACACAATAAAGTTAATTTGATGAACGAATTGACTAAAGTAAAACGAGTAATGCAAAAAGTAGTTGCGGATGCGCCACACGATGTATTATTAGTTCTGGATGGTTCTACAGGTCAAAACGCTTTTGAACAAGCCAAACAATTTACTGCTGCTACTGAAGTTACTGCTCTTGCCGTAACAAAGTTAGACGGAACGGCAAAAGGTGGTGTTGTCATTGGTATTTCGGATCAATTTCAGATTCCGGTAAAATATATTGGTGTTGGTGAAGGAATCGAAGATTTGCAAGTGTTCAACAAATATGAATTTGTGGATAGTTTCTTTAAATAA
- a CDS encoding serine hydrolase domain-containing protein, protein MARKVYPLLIALFCISCASETPDPTPTPTENIYFPPITGTVWETKTISSLGWNQAAVQPLLDYLELKNSKGFIILVNGRIVMENYFNGHTQETGWYWASAGKTLTATLTGIAQQEGLLNINNKVSDYIGTGWTSMPLAKENLITNKHLLSMTSGIEDIANGDDVTPAKLTYKADAGSRWAYHNVYVKLQDVIAQASGQTWSSYFNTKLRDKIGMSGTWIQLDNNNVYWSTTRSMARFGLLMYNKGKWDNTVILNENYFNEATNTSQSINLGYGYLWWLNGKSSYHLPQTQLQFNGSLISTAPNDMFMALGKNDQKIYVIPSKKMVVIRMGDVANPENPTFALSGFDAELWTKISALYQ, encoded by the coding sequence ATGGCAAGAAAAGTTTACCCCCTGCTAATTGCATTGTTTTGTATCAGTTGTGCTTCCGAAACTCCAGATCCCACTCCAACTCCAACAGAAAATATCTATTTCCCCCCAATAACAGGTACGGTTTGGGAAACTAAAACCATCTCAAGTTTAGGATGGAATCAAGCTGCAGTTCAGCCATTATTAGATTATTTGGAACTCAAAAACTCAAAAGGATTCATCATTCTCGTCAACGGACGAATTGTAATGGAAAATTATTTCAACGGACACACGCAAGAAACAGGTTGGTATTGGGCAAGTGCCGGAAAAACATTAACGGCAACCCTTACAGGAATTGCACAACAAGAAGGTTTACTAAACATCAATAATAAAGTCTCAGATTACATTGGTACCGGCTGGACCAGTATGCCATTAGCCAAAGAAAATTTAATCACTAACAAGCATTTGCTCAGCATGACCTCAGGCATTGAAGATATTGCTAATGGTGATGATGTCACTCCTGCAAAACTAACCTACAAAGCCGATGCCGGTTCCCGATGGGCCTACCATAATGTATATGTAAAATTACAAGATGTCATTGCGCAAGCGTCAGGACAAACCTGGTCGAGTTATTTCAATACAAAATTGAGAGATAAAATAGGGATGTCAGGAACTTGGATTCAGCTAGACAACAACAATGTTTATTGGAGCACAACCCGAAGCATGGCTCGTTTTGGATTACTTATGTACAACAAAGGAAAATGGGACAATACCGTTATTCTGAATGAAAATTACTTCAACGAAGCAACCAATACATCGCAATCCATCAATCTTGGATATGGCTATTTATGGTGGTTAAACGGAAAATCAAGTTATCATTTGCCACAAACTCAATTGCAATTTAACGGTAGTTTAATCTCTACTGCACCAAACGATATGTTCATGGCTTTAGGCAAAAACGACCAAAAAATCTATGTGATTCCGAGTAAAAAAATGGTAGTAATTCGCATGGGAGATGTAGCCAATCCTGAAAACCCAACTTTTGCTTTATCAGGTTTTGACGCAGAATTATGGACAAAAATCAGTGCTTTGTACCAATAA
- a CDS encoding DUF721 domain-containing protein, with amino-acid sequence MAKRLNNQSTVGDVLKQIIQVNKLQPGMDQIDVKEAWKNLMGNGVNSYTRNVVLKGTTLYVELTSSVLREELSHGKSKIIAMINEELRRDVVKDVILR; translated from the coding sequence ATGGCAAAACGACTAAATAATCAAAGTACGGTTGGGGATGTTCTGAAACAAATTATCCAAGTAAATAAGTTGCAACCCGGAATGGATCAAATTGATGTGAAAGAGGCTTGGAAAAACCTTATGGGCAATGGGGTAAACAGTTATACCAGAAATGTGGTTTTGAAAGGGACTACTTTATATGTTGAACTTACATCTTCGGTTTTGCGGGAAGAATTGAGTCATGGTAAGTCTAAAATTATAGCTATGATCAATGAGGAATTGCGCCGTGATGTGGTGAAAGATGTTATTCTGCGATAA
- a CDS encoding nucleoside-diphosphate kinase: protein MATNRTFTMIKPDAVANGHIGNILAMITTAGFKIVSLKLTQLTVADAQAFYAVHAARPFYGELVEFMSRGPIVAAILEKDNAVEDFRTLIGATNPAEAAEGTIRKAYATSIGENAVHGSDSDENAAIEGAFHFSGREQF, encoded by the coding sequence ATGGCTACAAATAGAACATTTACAATGATTAAACCTGATGCGGTTGCAAACGGGCACATCGGAAACATTCTGGCAATGATTACTACTGCAGGTTTCAAAATCGTTTCTTTGAAATTAACACAATTAACAGTTGCTGATGCTCAAGCTTTTTATGCCGTTCACGCTGCAAGACCATTTTACGGAGAGTTAGTAGAATTTATGTCAAGAGGACCAATTGTTGCTGCTATTTTAGAAAAAGACAATGCAGTAGAGGATTTCAGAACGTTAATAGGAGCTACAAATCCTGCTGAAGCTGCCGAAGGTACCATTCGTAAAGCATACGCCACTTCAATTGGAGAAAATGCCGTTCACGGTTCTGACAGTGATGAAAACGCAGCTATCGAAGGGGCTTTCCATTTTTCAGGAAGAGAGCAATTCTAG
- the bshC gene encoding bacillithiol biosynthesis cysteine-adding enzyme BshC: MPTDCISYQNSGYFSALMNDYLDQKPDLDTLYNHFPTLENFEKQIAEKQLNFNADGDGKRQTLVAALEKQYSNLETSALTHQNIAALAAANTFTVTTGHQLNLFSGPLYFLYKIISTINLTTELKKKYPASNFVPVYWMATEDHDFEEINYFNFKGKKFRWNKESSGPVGRLSTEGLDDFLAIFALEIGAGTNANAIKKLFEDSYLQHDTLADATRYLANSLFGAYGLVILDADNADLKRTFIPYIKEELLHQSSYKAVMKTAEKLKDYTIQVNPREINLFYIEDTIRERIILENGIYKVNHTKITFTTTEILALLENHPEKFSPNVIMRPLYQEVILPNLCYIGGGGEIAYWLELKSFFEKVNVTFPILLLRNSALLATEKQAKKADKLHLSWNDLFAKQTDLVNRKTKELSEFPIDLIHLKEQLRKQFESLHAISNQTDKSFAGAVKAQETKQIKGLENLEKRLLKAQKRKLNDVLERITDLQNELFPNTSLQERQANFSEFYIENGPALIPELIKQLHPLESNFKIITLP; this comes from the coding sequence ATGCCTACCGACTGTATCAGCTATCAAAATTCCGGATATTTTTCTGCTTTGATGAATGATTATTTAGATCAAAAACCGGATTTAGACACTTTATACAATCATTTTCCCACCCTGGAGAACTTTGAAAAGCAAATCGCCGAGAAGCAGCTCAATTTCAATGCCGATGGCGATGGTAAAAGACAAACACTTGTTGCAGCATTAGAAAAACAATATTCAAATCTGGAAACTTCCGCTTTGACCCATCAAAACATTGCCGCTCTTGCTGCTGCAAATACTTTTACGGTAACAACAGGACATCAACTCAATTTGTTCAGCGGGCCTTTGTATTTTCTGTACAAAATCATTTCGACCATTAATTTGACCACCGAATTGAAAAAGAAATATCCTGCGTCAAATTTTGTTCCCGTTTACTGGATGGCAACAGAAGACCATGATTTTGAAGAAATAAATTATTTTAATTTTAAAGGCAAAAAATTCAGATGGAACAAAGAAAGTTCGGGACCTGTAGGCCGCCTTTCGACCGAAGGATTAGATGATTTTTTAGCCATTTTTGCATTAGAAATAGGAGCTGGAACGAATGCAAACGCCATCAAAAAACTATTTGAAGATTCGTATCTGCAACACGATACCTTGGCCGATGCCACACGCTATTTAGCCAATAGCCTTTTTGGAGCCTACGGATTAGTGATCCTCGATGCCGATAATGCCGATTTAAAACGAACTTTTATTCCTTATATAAAAGAGGAATTACTACACCAATCCTCGTATAAAGCAGTAATGAAAACCGCCGAAAAACTAAAAGACTACACCATTCAGGTGAATCCGCGGGAAATCAATTTGTTTTATATTGAAGATACTATTCGGGAGCGCATCATTCTTGAAAACGGAATCTATAAAGTAAACCACACAAAAATTACGTTTACCACCACCGAAATTTTAGCCCTGCTGGAAAATCATCCGGAGAAATTTAGCCCCAATGTCATCATGCGTCCGTTGTATCAGGAAGTGATTTTGCCTAATTTATGCTACATTGGCGGAGGCGGAGAAATTGCATATTGGCTAGAACTAAAATCTTTTTTTGAAAAAGTAAACGTTACTTTTCCGATACTTTTACTTCGAAATTCAGCGCTTTTGGCTACCGAAAAACAAGCCAAAAAAGCAGACAAACTCCACTTAAGCTGGAACGATTTATTTGCCAAACAAACGGATTTGGTCAACCGTAAAACCAAAGAATTATCCGAATTTCCAATAGATTTAATTCATTTGAAAGAGCAATTGCGTAAACAATTTGAATCCTTACATGCCATTTCCAATCAAACAGACAAATCCTTTGCAGGAGCGGTAAAAGCACAAGAAACCAAACAAATAAAAGGATTAGAAAATCTTGAAAAACGATTGCTGAAAGCCCAAAAAAGAAAATTAAACGATGTTTTAGAACGCATAACCGACTTGCAAAACGAGTTGTTTCCCAATACAAGTTTACAGGAACGTCAAGCTAATTTTTCGGAGTTTTATATCGAAAACGGTCCCGCTTTGATTCCTGAACTCATCAAGCAATTACACCCTTTAGAAAGTAATTTCAAAATTATCACCTTGCCATAA